A segment of the Corylus avellana chromosome ca2, CavTom2PMs-1.0 genome:
GTCGTGAATCGATTCTGACTTGTTGCAAACGGTCCAAACGGCACTATTTGATTTATAGTATACTGAGTAAAGGGTAGATGGGTCAGACACAAGATAGCCGATGGGTTGCTAATCACATTCTGATACTCGTGTCTAACTAAGAATTTACTTACTTGCAGGAGGATTATCTTCGTAGCTTCAACTGGGCTGATGAATTAGAAGGGCCTCAACTCCTCCCAGATATTGCTACAAAGGGGACACAGCCGAAGCACCAGAAACCTACTATGAAAATTAGTGGACCATAATCACAACGCACAACAACCAAATGTCTCTTTTTGCTCTGTTCTCAAAGCACCCAAAGAGTGTACAAAGTTTAAATTCTAGAAACAGAACTTCGAGCTAAATATTGTTAAACCATTAACAATATAATAACATTGTCCGACACTTATTTGttggttttgagaaaatttgagAGAACATCCTCACGAAGATGTATTTAGTTGATATGACTATTGGTTTTGGGTTACTGGTTTCTTTCTGCTTGAGTTCTCCCTTGTTTGATTGTTTGGGTGCtgagaaaattgaagaaaggTGACAGAATAGAATTTGAGTATGCTGTTTTCTATGTTTCCTAAGTTTTCATAAAAGAGAAGTTTCCCTCCACCAAGCAAATATGGGGGAAATCATTGGGGGAAGGGTATACTGACTTAAGAAAGGGATCTTTAGGGGGTGTGGGCCTGTTGGGAGGGATATTTAATTAAGAACAAGGCAGCTAAGTTGTGAATGTAGTTATGTGACATGTTGATGTTGTTGCGCAATTACGCTCCGTTTGTTTCAatgtaaaatgatttaaaaaaaatattttctgtattttcaGGTGAGTTTGTTTTAATTACATCTTAACACGTGATCACAAAAACACGTATCTGACCACGTTACGTTTTAGATTCCTGCATCTGACCACGTCTCTGTTAAACATACTGTTGAAGAAGTCCCTAAAGTTTCTGTTACTGCTGAAGTCTTCTAGTCTTACTACATCTCTAGTCTTCTAGTTTTACTACatctctttctttatctttaagTCATCTGTTTGCATTCTACttctcttgttctcttgttattaatttcaaattagtattaagtcttatgttaaggattatgttattagtttttgaattcacatcaacttatgttatcaaagttggtgatagattatatttgtattttctgttctaTTTAATCTTTATGAGAAAGCAGCACAAATCATTCCGCAAAATCACGTTCTCTAAGAACTCTTTTATGGTATCANNNNNNNNNNNNNNNNNNNNNNNNNNNNNNNNNNNNNNNNNNNNNNNNNNNNNNNNNNNNNNNNNNNNNNNNNNNNNNNNNNNNNNNNNNNNNNNNNNNNaaaaataatagtaatagcAACATCAAAATTCAGCTTCAATGTTGAGGAAGTGGGAGGGGGCAGATTgtgaagaaatatatatatatatatatatatatatatatatattgagaataaCTTAGGTATCCGcttacattttttcttttcttttgtgggcTGGGCTGTTTTCTTTTGGGTCATCTTGAACTATTATGAAAATCCAATATAACCCATGGAAAACAAAAGCAGCCCAACAAACTTCCTATTAAGGGTCTCTTAGTAATTTCGCTATCACAATAGAGCTACTTGCCCTTTCCCAGCTTTACCCTTCCGCTCCTTAATTCAGCTCGAGACCTCGACTCCGCAATTTCTACTAACGCACACGAAAACCGAAGAGGCTCCATCTTTCTGTCGAAGAAATTATggtaaacatttttctttgttcacTCTTTCTTTGTCTCcctttctaattatttttttttgtttcacttttttttcCTCAGTACAATATACTCTCTGATGTTTCTCTCACAAGCTTTTCTTCAGTTTCTCTAAAttctgtgtgttttttttcccaatttcttCATTGGGTTTTCAAGAAATCTTTGTTTCCTTTAGTTTCTGATATCTGGgtctcttttcttttgggttaATTTTGGTGGGTGCAGTTGTTCTTCTCGTACTTCAAAGACTTGGTGGGGCGAGAAGTGACGGTGGAGCTGAAGAACGACCTTGCAATCAGGGGGACTCTGCACTCCGTTGACCAATACCTCAACATTAAGCTTGAGAACACTCGGGTTGTCGATCAGGACAAGTACCCCCACATGGtattctccttttcttttcaattttctactCTTTAGTACTCGTAAGTTCTAGGGTTTAGTACTCTTTTATGCTTATGGTCggtttgtatttctttttctggttGATTTGTGGTCTTGGTCTCCTACACGTTGATGGAATGATAGTGGTACTTGGGTATGTGTGTGATTTGAATTTGGGCTTAGGGTATATGAAGGGTTTGAATTTATTTAGTTGTTTatgtatgatattttatttgtaagtttttattttattttatgatcttGGTCTGACTAGTTTCTTTGTAAATATTATTGTGTTTTCTGATTGGATAACTATTAGACATAGGTTaagttgcaatttgaaaatatagattTGGTTATTGGAACTGTttattaaaattgtgttttgatATTTGTGTTGTTCTAAGAGAATATATGCTGATTCATCGAATAATGGAAggttattttttcattatatatttgCATGTGGGTTGTCTGGCATCTCATCTGATAATCGGGAACTTTGGAAGTTATTTTGGTGGTACTCACTTGGCAAAAAGATGTCAAAATGGAGAATAGAGAAGGGGTGGTGGGGGGCGGGAGGGGTGAATTTCTTTGTGGCAAGGTCCTTtgcaaatagataaataaagtAACCAATAGTAGCATTTACTAGCCACTCCTGAACTTCAAATGATGAACTCTTTTCAATGCTAGCAAAGAGAAACTTCTTAAAAATAATTGTGCATAACATTTGACTTTGACTTTCtttcatttgtttgtttttaaagaatggtatttttatttttaaatagccATAGTGGGATACAATTGAGAGTGTATCTTTGTTGTATGTCATGCAAACCATCTGAAATGAGTGCCCGTCTAATTTATGAGAAGTATTTCTAGTCTGATTTCTTATATTTCTTCATGTTTTCACATTCTAACACTGTTATCTTCCCATAAATACCATTATCAAGGTTTGAGGATCTTGATTAAGGAGTGGAATTGTTCTTACCTGTTCTTTCACCCAGTGGTAACTTGGTACTGAAATCAGCATCTAATTCATCTACGCAACTGTTTATCTGTCCGAAGAAAGTTTTAACCAGTGCCCATATAGGTGTAATCTTTTCTAGAGCTGGGACTTGGGATTGAGAGTTAATTTTTCTTGGGTTTGGATTCATTTGAACCTCTTAACATTGTAGAACAGGGCGGAGAAAGATTTGAATTGTCTTCAGCAACATAGCCTATTTCGGGTTCACCCGGAGCTTTGGCAATCACCCTAGGAGGTGTTATGTGCATGCACTCATTTCAATCCAACACTTCTCAGTTTGTGCCTCATATTTATCCTATATACTATGTTCGTATGGTGGTGCGAAAGCCGTTGCGCTAACGAACAAGCTACAGATTAGCGCAAAAGGGGGAACCCCCCCGGGGGGGGGGGTGTTCATTAGAGCTACAACATAATTAAACCCAAGTGAACAAATTATAGTTTTCCACACTTGGTTCATGTAGTTAGAATTTATTGGAAGAGTAGGGGAAATTATATGCAAAATGGGAATTTCTTTTGGCTAATGACACAGCTAGGAGATATGGGTGCACCTACTTTTAAGCTTTGCTTATATGGTAATCAGAAAGGTGCAtatgaaaaggaaaggaaagaagtTTTGACAACAGCAAGATGTTGCTGCCACTTTCAATTAGGTTGCAACTTTGCAAGCTTATATGTGTGCATGTGCATATAAGTAGATGAAAATACATGTTCATATACATACATTTCTACATATTGAAGACTAGTTCTTTTctggacagagttttcctccttGAGACCCAATTCTAATTTATATAGTCATTTTTTTTGGATATGATTGATTGTGGTTAACACTTGTGGTTgcttactccttttttttttggtggggggtgGGGGTAATGACCATGGGGAGGGGGAGGAGGTTTGTGGTTGCTTTACATGGCTTTGTCTTTTCAATAATCTATCTACTGGTTGTCTGACCCAACTAGTTTTATTGCTGTATAAAACTGCTTGTTTAAATGAACTTATTTAGGTTCTGTAAAAATATATTGCATGTCCAATATGaaagtgtaattttttgtttcatttttccttatttctgTGTAACTATGCTGGATGGATTAATATTGTTTGTGTTGAGTGGCAGCTTTCAGTGAGGAACTGTTTCATCAGGGGGTCAGTGGTGAGATACGTTCAACTACCTCCAGAGGGAGTCGACATTGAGCTGCTTCATGATGCCACAAGAAGAGAAGCTCGGGGTGGTTGAATAATGATTTGTCTGTATCCTATGAACACTTGATTCAAGGTACTCATGGTTGAAACTATTTGTTGAAGCAAATGATGCATTGTATGTGATTTATGCTTAAGCAAGTTTAGTGCTTTTTGCCTACTTAAGCGAGTTGCTACCAGAACTTGCACGTGGCTTGAAATCCTGATACGTTATGATTTTAAGATCTCAAAAAGTCGAAAGGATCTGTATCTCAACTCAAATCTTAGATTATAAAGGTTCAATTAGGGTTTGGATTTAAATTTGAGTTTATTCAGATTTGAAGATACATAGTATCTAAATGATGGAAATATAGTGTGAGCCAAAAGTTAGAGGGAAGAGTTAGAGCAGCTATCTGTACTAGTATTGGTGGGAAGAATAGTATGCGTTATATATGCAAAATCCATTACTAGTTACAATGTCAACTTCAAACCTAGTTTGGAATAGATCTAGGAAAATGTGATTTGGAAAATCTTTGGATGATTTCACAAATCATAGATATATGTTCCTGGATCTATCATCCTTTTCAAGCTAACACATGCTAATGTGATctgaaaaatgtgaaaatgtttGGGGTA
Coding sequences within it:
- the LOC132171215 gene encoding sm-like protein LSM2 → MLFFSYFKDLVGREVTVELKNDLAIRGTLHSVDQYLNIKLENTRVVDQDKYPHMLSVRNCFIRGSVVRYVQLPPEGVDIELLHDATRREARGG